A single window of Acetonema longum DSM 6540 DNA harbors:
- a CDS encoding RNA-binding S4 domain-containing protein has protein sequence MIDDGMVMVNQQVTLEKRKKIHPGDIISVQGIGRWQVKLEQ, from the coding sequence ATGATTGACGATGGCATGGTTATGGTGAATCAGCAGGTTACTTTGGAAAAAAGAAAAAAAATCCATCCCGGCGATATCATTTCTGTCCAAGGTATTGGACGATGGCAGGTTAAATTGGAACAATAG
- a CDS encoding RNA-binding S4 domain-containing protein, with protein MTESMSVIEIHTDVIQLDQLLKWAARPSR; from the coding sequence ATGACAGAATCGATGAGCGTTATTGAAATTCATACCGATGTGATTCAGCTGGATCAATTGCTGAAATGGGCGGCCAGGCCAAGCAGATGA
- the dnaN gene encoding DNA polymerase III subunit beta has product MKFTCTKASLQQAVQTVQKAVATKTPLSILTGIYLSASDSQLELQATDYEIGISCSIAAEVSEPGKAVLSGRYFQELVRRLPGETVEISTNGEDTTIRISCAASQFNLLNLPYEEFPTIQKMALDHSLILKDNILRELIKKTVFACATDESRPIFTGGLLEAENTQIKMVGTNTHRLALKQDTIEEVPQPVKMIIPAKILNELGRVLTTDIPQDVSVCWQKNQVAFSFDNVYISSRLIEGQFPDYNRVIPPGFQTRVQIQSQEFLDAVERVSLMARDSDYNVIKFHFADNQVQITSNNPDIGKACEIVSAVIEGDPVDIAFNAKYVTDILKNIDSESLIFALNNSLSPASIKPIDDENYTYIITPVRTA; this is encoded by the coding sequence ATGAAATTTACCTGCACAAAGGCATCTTTGCAACAGGCAGTGCAGACTGTGCAAAAAGCTGTCGCCACCAAAACTCCCTTGTCGATTTTAACCGGTATCTACCTTTCCGCCAGCGACAGCCAGTTGGAATTACAGGCCACGGATTATGAAATCGGCATCAGCTGCTCGATTGCGGCCGAGGTCAGTGAACCTGGCAAAGCGGTATTATCCGGACGCTACTTTCAGGAACTGGTACGCCGTCTGCCGGGAGAAACGGTGGAAATATCCACGAACGGCGAGGATACGACGATCCGGATCTCCTGCGCCGCTTCTCAATTCAATCTGTTGAATCTGCCTTACGAAGAATTTCCTACCATTCAAAAAATGGCCCTGGATCATAGTTTGATCCTGAAAGACAATATTTTGAGGGAACTGATTAAAAAGACGGTGTTTGCCTGCGCCACCGATGAGTCCAGGCCTATTTTTACCGGCGGTTTGCTGGAAGCGGAAAACACCCAGATAAAAATGGTCGGTACCAATACCCACCGGCTGGCGCTGAAGCAAGACACGATTGAGGAAGTGCCGCAGCCGGTCAAAATGATTATTCCGGCTAAAATATTAAACGAGTTAGGCAGAGTTTTAACCACCGATATTCCTCAGGATGTATCGGTTTGCTGGCAAAAAAATCAAGTGGCTTTTTCCTTTGATAATGTCTACATCAGTTCCCGCCTGATTGAAGGGCAGTTCCCTGATTATAACCGGGTTATTCCTCCCGGGTTTCAGACAAGAGTGCAAATTCAGTCCCAGGAATTCCTTGATGCGGTGGAACGGGTGTCTCTGATGGCCAGAGATTCTGACTACAATGTAATTAAATTCCATTTTGCCGATAATCAGGTGCAGATTACCTCGAATAATCCGGATATCGGCAAAGCCTGCGAAATCGTGTCGGCTGTCATCGAAGGCGATCCGGTGGATATTGCCTTTAATGCCAAGTATGTTACCGATATCCTTAAAAATATCGACAGTGAGTCCCTCATCTTCGCTTTGAACAACTCTCTGAGCCCGGCGAGTATAAAACCGATTGATGATGAAAACTATACCTATATTATTACACCGGTTCGTACGGCTTAA
- the dnaA gene encoding chromosomal replication initiator protein DnaA: protein MNDTPNTAELAQTWEKIIQILEKEVIKPIFNTWIKSTIPLSITDTTFEIGTPTDFCKEWLEAHYLQLFKNTVQFVTQKPLEVRFVNLNLEEPAAETNIQPVSETQTQNFSPSPSKQQPPNQAGTPQPNVPLSPEPVKVSSAWIDDTQSILNPKYVFETFVIGNSNRFAHAAALAVAEVPAKVYNPFFVYGGVGLGKTHLMHAIGHRIRHNHPNLKVLYISSEKFTNELINSIRDGNPESFRQKYRNIDVLLVDDIQFLSKKEHTQEEFFHTFNTLHEANKQIIISSDRPPREIPTLEDRLRSRFEWGLITDIQAPDLETRIAILRKKAMVENLNFPNDVMIYIASRIDNNIRELEGAFIRVMAYASLVNKPINIDLATEALKEIFPYGKPKQVTMELIKETVATYFKIKQDDLTAKKRTRNVAYPRQIAMYLCREMTDTSLPRIGEVFGGRDHTTVIHANDKISRERNEDGKLQQTINELIKRIENA, encoded by the coding sequence ATGAATGACACGCCCAATACCGCAGAACTGGCCCAAACCTGGGAAAAAATTATCCAGATATTAGAGAAGGAAGTTATTAAACCTATTTTTAATACCTGGATAAAATCAACAATCCCTCTGTCCATCACTGATACGACGTTTGAAATAGGCACTCCCACCGACTTTTGCAAAGAGTGGCTGGAAGCCCACTACCTGCAGTTATTTAAAAACACTGTCCAATTTGTCACCCAAAAGCCTTTGGAAGTCCGCTTTGTAAATCTGAATTTAGAGGAACCTGCTGCTGAGACAAACATACAGCCTGTTTCAGAAACTCAAACTCAGAATTTCTCCCCCTCTCCCTCGAAACAACAACCTCCGAACCAGGCCGGAACGCCACAGCCGAATGTCCCTTTGTCTCCCGAACCGGTAAAGGTCTCGTCTGCCTGGATTGATGACACTCAGAGCATTTTGAATCCTAAATATGTGTTTGAAACCTTTGTCATCGGCAATTCCAACCGCTTTGCCCATGCGGCAGCCCTGGCGGTAGCGGAAGTGCCAGCCAAAGTGTATAATCCTTTCTTTGTCTATGGCGGCGTAGGATTGGGAAAAACCCATCTGATGCATGCCATCGGTCACAGAATTCGCCATAATCACCCTAATTTAAAGGTACTTTACATATCCAGCGAAAAATTTACCAATGAACTAATCAACTCTATCCGGGACGGCAACCCGGAAAGTTTCCGCCAGAAATACCGCAATATCGACGTGCTGCTGGTGGACGATATTCAATTTTTATCGAAAAAGGAACATACCCAGGAAGAATTCTTCCATACCTTTAATACATTGCACGAAGCTAATAAGCAGATTATTATCTCCAGCGACCGTCCCCCCCGTGAAATCCCCACACTGGAAGACCGGCTGCGTTCCCGGTTTGAATGGGGCTTGATTACGGATATTCAGGCGCCGGATCTGGAAACCCGCATTGCCATCCTGCGGAAAAAGGCCATGGTGGAAAATCTGAACTTCCCCAATGATGTGATGATCTATATTGCCAGCCGCATTGATAATAACATCCGGGAATTGGAAGGCGCCTTCATTCGGGTCATGGCTTACGCCTCCCTGGTGAATAAGCCGATCAATATTGATCTTGCCACCGAAGCCCTGAAAGAAATTTTTCCTTACGGCAAGCCGAAACAAGTCACCATGGAATTGATCAAAGAGACGGTGGCTACTTATTTTAAAATCAAACAGGATGATCTCACCGCCAAAAAACGCACCCGCAATGTGGCCTATCCCCGCCAGATCGCCATGTACCTGTGCCGTGAAATGACCGACACTTCCCTGCCGCGCATTGGCGAGGTGTTTGGCGGCAGAGATCATACTACTGTGATTCATGCCAATGATAAAATCAGCCGGGAAAGAAACGAAGACGGGAAACTGCAGCAGACAATCAATGAGCTTATCAAACGGATTGAGAATGCCTAG
- the rpmH gene encoding 50S ribosomal protein L34 produces the protein MKRTYQPNVLWKKRTHGFRKRMKSIGGRLVLKSRRAKGRKKLSA, from the coding sequence ATGAAACGCACGTATCAGCCGAATGTTCTCTGGAAAAAAAGAACTCATGGCTTCCGGAAACGTATGAAATCCATCGGTGGCCGTCTTGTTCTGAAAAGCAGACGCGCTAAAGGCCGTAAAAAGTTATCTGCGTAA
- the rnpA gene encoding ribonuclease P protein component, with amino-acid sequence MRRNERFEERAPVFKLAKCDHLSKNIQFQTVYKSGKSYANRMMVLYVRHNDLAGRKVGFAAGKKLGNAVVRNRIKRLMREVYRHHQGKLIPGLDLILVGRQSMIDAGYKEAEKAFLALCLKADIISKN; translated from the coding sequence ATGAGACGAAATGAAAGGTTCGAAGAAAGAGCTCCTGTGTTTAAATTAGCGAAATGCGATCATTTATCTAAAAACATTCAGTTTCAGACAGTGTATAAGTCTGGCAAATCCTATGCCAATCGGATGATGGTACTTTATGTCCGTCATAATGATCTGGCCGGAAGAAAGGTAGGATTTGCCGCCGGGAAAAAGCTGGGCAATGCTGTTGTTCGCAACCGGATTAAGCGACTAATGCGCGAAGTATACCGTCATCATCAGGGAAAACTGATTCCAGGACTTGATTTAATTCTGGTTGGTCGTCAGTCTATGATTGATGCGGGGTATAAAGAAGCGGAAAAGGCTTTTTTGGCTCTATGTCTTAAAGCTGATATTATTTCAAAGAATTGA
- the yidD gene encoding membrane protein insertion efficiency factor YidD, with protein MGKRILIGIVHFYRLFLSPLKPPTCRFVPTCSEYALEAIEKYGAWRGTVLSIRRILRCHPFHPGGYDPV; from the coding sequence GTGGGAAAGCGAATATTAATCGGTATCGTCCACTTTTACCGTTTGTTTCTGTCGCCGTTAAAGCCGCCTACCTGCCGCTTTGTGCCTACCTGTTCCGAGTATGCGCTGGAAGCGATCGAAAAGTATGGAGCATGGCGCGGAACTGTTTTAAGCATCAGACGAATCTTACGCTGCCACCCCTTTCATCCCGGGGGCTATGACCCTGTTTAA
- a CDS encoding YidC/Oxa1 family membrane protein insertase — protein MKSALTFFYNLTVSAGIPSYGLAIILLTIAIKMILYPLTVKQVKSMKAMSELQPKMKELQEKYKDNKEKLGKEIGELYQKAGVNPLAGCLPLLVQMPFLIAIFFAIKEYNYVGDSSFLWLQNMAQDNPSDPLYILPVLSALTTWVQQKQTTVDSSAQNKMMMIMMPVFIGYITITFPAGLGIYWVVGNIVQIIQQWWMYRKPRTVVQGQGEVR, from the coding sequence ATGAAAAGCGCCTTGACTTTTTTCTATAATCTGACGGTTTCCGCCGGCATTCCCAGTTACGGGTTGGCGATCATTCTGCTGACCATTGCGATTAAAATGATTCTGTATCCTTTAACCGTAAAACAGGTCAAATCCATGAAAGCCATGTCCGAATTGCAGCCGAAAATGAAAGAGCTGCAGGAAAAATATAAAGACAACAAAGAAAAATTAGGCAAGGAAATCGGCGAACTGTATCAAAAGGCCGGTGTGAATCCGCTGGCAGGCTGTTTGCCTCTCCTGGTTCAGATGCCCTTTTTGATCGCCATATTTTTTGCCATTAAAGAATATAACTACGTAGGGGATTCAAGCTTCCTGTGGCTTCAAAACATGGCCCAGGATAACCCCAGTGACCCCCTGTATATTCTCCCGGTGCTGTCGGCGCTTACCACCTGGGTGCAGCAAAAGCAGACCACCGTGGACAGCAGTGCCCAGAACAAAATGATGATGATCATGATGCCGGTATTTATCGGCTATATTACGATTACATTCCCGGCGGGACTGGGTATATACTGGGTTGTGGGAAATATTGTCCAGATCATTCAACAGTGGTGGATGTACCGTAAACCGCGGACTGTTGTACAAGGA